The following coding sequences lie in one Labrus bergylta chromosome 5, fLabBer1.1, whole genome shotgun sequence genomic window:
- the LOC109980845 gene encoding elastase-1: protein MMEGSFGSFAKTFQHSADMLRFLLLTSLAALVLAELGPQPRYLEDNLERVVGGEVARPNSWPWQISLQYRSGSRFYHTCGGTLIQRGWVMTAAHCVDSNREWRVVIGEHDLNSNSGMEQIKTVSRVYIHQGWDSSNVANGFDIALLRLSSDATLNSNVQLGSLPPSGQILPHNNLCYITGWGRTSTGGSLSSQLKQAFLPLVGHETCSSGDWWGSTVLPIMVCGGGGAEAGCNGDSGGPLNCLVNGNYYVHGIASFVSGYGCDYPKKPTVFTRVSAYIGWMDAIMN, encoded by the exons ATGATGGAGGGAAGTTTTGGTTCCTTTGCAAAAACGTTCCAACACAGTGCAGACATGCTGAGGTTTCTTCTGTTGACAAGTCTAGCAGCCTTGG TGCTGGCTGAGCTGGGGCCCCAGCCCAGGTACCTGGAGGACAACCTTGAAAGGGTTGTTGGAGGTGAGGTGGCCAGACCCAACTCCTGGCCCTGGCAG ATCTCTCTTCAGTACAGATCTGGCAGCAGGTTCTACCACACATGCGGAGGAACCCTGATTCAGAGAGGCTGGGTTATGACTGCTGCTCACTGTGTGGACAG TAACAGGGAATGGCGCGTTGTTATCGGCGAACATGACCTCAACAGCAACAGTGGCATGGAGCAGATCAAGACTGTCAGCAGAGTTTATATCCATCAGGGATGGGACTCCAGCAACGTGGCTAATGG ATTCGACATCGCCCTGCTGCGTTTGTCCTCTGACGCCACCCTGAACTCCAATGTCCAGCTGGGCTCTCTGCCTCCTTCTGGCCAGATTCTTCCCCACAACAACTTATGCTACATCACCGGATGGGGACGCACTTCCA CTGGTGGCAGCCTCTCCTCTCAGCTGAAGCAAGCCTTCCTGCCTCTGGTCGGCCATGAGACCTGCAGCAGCGGCGACTGGTGGGGCAGTACTGTCCTGCCCATTATGGTGtgcggtggtggtggtgctgaGGCTGGATGCAAT GGTGACTCTGGTGGCCCCCTGAACTGCCTTGTTAATGGAAATTACTACGTCCATGGCATTGCCAGCTTTGTGTCTGGTTATGGATGTGACTATCCCAAGAAGCCCACCGTCTTCACCCGTGTCTCCGCCTACATCGGCTGGATGGATGCT ATCATGAACTAA